A genomic window from Lotus japonicus ecotype B-129 chromosome 1, LjGifu_v1.2 includes:
- the LOC130734423 gene encoding CRS2-associated factor 1, mitochondrial isoform X2: MSFLKRLTRQNSPTVTLLTRHLSSATSSKLHDRYNFIPPSSISSETESPNDTPTKPNKKKPKPKYKPTSSLDRTGRKPFNSNLPFDFRWSYTESSQTVRPIGLREPKYSPFGPDRLDRPWTGVCAPAVDPKVECLEGGEDLKLEEERKKKRGVIQGEPLTSAERKALVLQCERRKTKRQVNMGRDGLTHNMLNEIHNHWKFTEAIRIKCMGVPTVDMKNIVSQLEDKTFGKVILRHGGTLVLYRGRNYNPKRRPVIPLMLWKPHEPVYPRLIKTTIEGLSINETKEMRKRGLNVPALTKLAKNGFYAFLVPMVRDAFLSSELVRIDCEGLERSDYKKIGCKLRKTAVPINFIF; encoded by the exons ATGTCCTTCCTCAAACGCCTCACCCGCCAAAACTCACCCACCGTCACGCTCCTCACGCGCCACCTCTCCTCCGCCACCTCCTCCAAACTCCACGACCGTTACAATTTCATACCACCGTCTTCTATCTCCTCCGAAACCGAAAGCCCCAATGACACCCCAACCAAACCCAACAAGAAAAAGCCGAAGCCCAAGTACAAACCCACCTCTTCGCTCGACCGGACCGGCCGGAAACCGTTCAATTCCAACTTGCCCTTCGATTTCCGGTGGAGCTACACGGAGAGCAGCCAAACGGTGAGACCCATCGGGCTCAGGGAGCCGAAGTACTCGCCGTTTGGGCCGGACCGGCTAGACCGGCCGTGGACCGGGGTGTGTGCTCCGGCGGTGGACCCGAAGGTGGAGTGTTTGGAGGGTGGGGAGGATCTGAAATTggaggaggagaggaagaagaagagggggGTGATTCAAGGGGAGCCACTCACCAGTGCTGAGAGGAAAGCCCTGGTTTTGCAGTGTGAGAGGAGGAAAACTAAGAGGCAAGTTAATATGg GGAGGGATGGTTTAACTCACAACATGcttaatgaaattcataatCATTGGAAATTTACTGAGGCCATCAGGATCAAATGCATGGGTGTTCCAACTGTTGACATGAAGAATATTGTTTCTCAGCTTGAG GACAAAACATTTGGAAAGGTCATTTTAAGACATGGGGGTACACTTGTATTATACAGAGGCCGGAATTATAATCCAAAAAGAAGGCCTGTGATTCCTCTCATGTTGTGGAAACCCCATGAACCTGTATATCCCAGACTGATTAAGACAACAATTGAGGGCTTAAGTATTAACGAAACAAAAGAAATGAGGAAGAGAGGACTGAATGTTCCTGCTTTAACAAAACTTG CCAAAAATGGTTTTTATGCATTTTTGGTACCCATGGTCAGAGATGCTTTCCTCTCCAGTGAATTGGTTCGGATAGACTGCGAAGGTCTTGAGAGAAGTGATTACAAGAAAATAGGCTGCAAACTCAGG aaAACTGCTGTGCCTATCAATTTCATTTTCTAG
- the LOC130734424 gene encoding probable LRR receptor-like serine/threonine-protein kinase At1g63430 — translation MKHCGRNLQSNGLTGTLPPELGNLRYLQELRLDRNKLQGSVPAGGSSNYDSNKNGMYASEENITGFCNSSQLKVADFSYNFLVGSIPKCLENLQILSYQGNCLQSKDIKQRPSMQCAGASPAKSQPVVNPNHQPVEHMPKHHGSSKPSWLLAIEIVMGTMVGSLFLVAVLAAFHRCNKKSAIIIPWKKSASQKDHITVYIDPEMLKDVRRYSRQDLEVACEDFSNIIGSSPDTVVYKETMKGGPEIAVISLCIREEQWTGYLELYFQREVAELARLNHENTGKLLGYCRESTSFTRMLVFYYALNGTLHEHLHYEEGCQFSWTRRMNIAIGIARGLRYLHTEVEPPFTISELNSNVVYLTDEFSPKLVDFESWKTILERSEKNSGSISSQGAVCVLPNSLEARHLDIQGNVHAFGVLLLEVISGRPPYCKDKGYLVAWAKQYLEMPEVMSHLVDPELKNFKHDDLKVICEVVRLCINPDATARPSMRELCSMLESIIDTSVSVDLKSSSLAWAELALLS, via the exons ATGAAGCATTGTGGTAGAAACCTGCAGTCCAACGGGTTGACTGGTACGCTGCCTCCAGAGCTTGGAAATTTGAGATACCTTCAAGAGCTTCGGCTGGATAGGAATAAGCTTCAGGGATCTGTTCCTGCTGGTGGCAGTTCGAACTATGATTCAAATAAGAATGGGAT GTATGCATCAGAGGAGAATATAACTGGCTTCTGTAATTCGTCTCAATTAAAAGTAGCAGACTTTTCATATAATTTCTTAGTTGGTAGCATACCAAAATGCTTGGAGAATCTTCAAAT TTTAAGCTATCAAGGGAACTGCCTGCAGAGCAAGGACATCAAGCAACGGCCTTCGATGCAATGCG CTGGTGCTTCACCTGCCAAGAGTCAGCCAGTGGTGAACCCAAACCACCAACCTGTTGAACATATGCCCAAGCATCATGGATCATCAAAACCTTCTTGGCTTTTAGCCATAGAAATAGTAATGGGAACTATGGTCGGTTCTCTCTTTCTGGTTGCTGTTCTCGCTGCTTTCCATAGGTGTAACAAAAAATCAGCTATCATTATTCCTTGGAAAAAATCTGCAAGCCAGAAAGATCATATTACAGTTTATATAG ACCCTGAGATGTTAAAGGATGTGAGAAGGTATAGCAGACAAGATCTTGAAGTGGCATGTGAAGACTTCAGCAACATAATAGGGTCCTCACCAGACACTGTGGTCTACAAGGAGACCATGAAAGGTGGGCCTGAGATTGCTGTAATTTCCCTCTGCATTAGGGAGGAGCAATGGACAGGGTACCTTGAACTCTATTTTCAGAGAGAG GTGGCAGAATTGGCTAGGCTAAATCATGAGAATACTGGAAAATTACTGGGGTATTGTAGAGAGAGCACTTCGTTTACAAGGATGTTGGTTTTTTATTATGCTTTAAATGGGACACTTCATGAGCACCTACATT ATGAAGAAGGATGCCAGTTCTCTTGGACACGACGTATGAATATTGCTATAGGCATTGCACGCGGACTCAGATATTTGCACACAGAAGTTGAACCTCCATTCACTATCTCAGAGCTGAATTCTAATGTTGTATACCTTACAGACGAATTTTCCCCTAAG TTGGTTGATTTTGAAAGTTGGAAGACAATTCTTGAAAGATCAGAGAAGAATTCTGGTTCAATTAGCAGCCAAGGTGCTGTTTGTGTTCTTCCAAACTCCCTTGAGGCGCGCCATCTTGATATCCAAGGCAATGTTCATGCTTTTGGGGTACTCCTACTAGAGGTAATCAGCGGGAGGCCTCCATACTGTAAGGACAAAGGGTACTTAGTGGCCTGG GCCAAGCAGTATCTTGAAATGCCCGAAGTAATGTCACATTTGGTTGATCCGGAATTGAAAAACTTCAAACATGATGACCTCAAAGTGATATGCGAGGTAGTACGTCTTTGTATCAATCCTGATGCAACTGCACGTCCATCTATGCGAGAATTATGTAGCATGCTGGAGAGCATAATCGACACATCAGTAAGCGTGGATCTCAAGTCATCATCTCTGGCTTGGGCAGAACTAGCACTTctatcataa
- the LOC130731796 gene encoding elicitor-responsive protein 3-like gives MPRGTLEVILIGAKDLHDKDFLKKMDPYVILTYRAQEHKSSVAKGAGSNPSWNESFLFTVSDNASELILRFMDKDTFTKDDFLGEAKIYLEPVIAEGSISETAYNVVKEQKYCGEVKVALTFYPEN, from the exons ATGCCTCGTGGAACACTAGAAGTCATTCTTATCGGTGCAAAGGACCTTCATGACAAAGATTTTCTCA AAAAAATGGATCCTTACGTGATCCTCACATACCGGGCACAAGAGCACAAAAGTAGTGTGGCCAAAG GTGCAGGTTCTAATCCCAGTTGGAATGAGAGCTTCCTTTTCACCGTTTCTGACAATGCTTCTGAACTGATTCTGAGGTTTATGGACAAGGACACCTTTACCAAGGACGACTTTCTTGGCGAGGCAAA AATTTATTTGGAACCGGTGATTGCTGAAGGGAGCATTTCTGAAACTGCTTACAATGTTGTGAAGGAGCAGAAGTATTGTGGGGAGGTTAAGGTGGCTCTCACATTTTATCCTGAGAATTAG